The following proteins are encoded in a genomic region of Galbibacter sp. BG1:
- the sppA gene encoding signal peptide peptidase SppA, which translates to MKFLRNLLAAILGTLIALGIVVMLFVIIAAVAGSSEEPIKVKDNSVLEISFDQPLKDYGGKYEFTDIDYKFEEYNGLNNVLLAINEAASDDKIKGISIHNSFLNTGSANTRTLRDALAKFKESGKFVYAYGDIFVQKDYYLASVADSIFLNPTGNLDFRGLSSEVLYLKELQENSGIKMEVIRHGKYKSAVEPYLNNEMSAENREQITELLESVWGTYLKDISESRNIEVNQLDTFADELAARTPEMALKNRFVDKLSYIDEYEDLLRKELEIDKDKEINKINILDYAEYASKKIKTAGKDRIAVIYAQGEIGYGKGNDNYIGQETMFKSLRDAREDDKVKAIVMRINSPGGMALTSDIIWREIEVTKKVKPVIVSMGNLAASGGYYMAVAGDKIFAEPSTITGSIGVFATIPNVSELADRWGINAEQVNTNENSTVYSVFEKENDNFKKYAKEGIEDFYQTFLKRVSEGRDMEMAAVDSVAQGRVWTGIQAKERGLVDEIGGLEEAVAYAAESNGVKEYSVKNYPVYETSIEELLQNFSGLGFVNSKEELLKEELGEEMYMILQQMKSLTAKEGLQARMPFEMNIK; encoded by the coding sequence ATGAAGTTTTTAAGAAATTTACTGGCAGCAATTCTGGGAACCCTTATTGCGTTGGGAATCGTAGTGATGCTTTTTGTAATTATAGCGGCCGTAGCTGGAAGTAGCGAAGAGCCAATTAAGGTAAAAGACAATTCGGTTTTAGAAATAAGCTTCGACCAGCCATTAAAAGATTATGGTGGGAAATATGAGTTTACCGATATCGACTATAAGTTTGAAGAATACAATGGCTTGAATAATGTCTTGCTGGCAATTAATGAAGCTGCTTCCGACGATAAGATTAAAGGGATTAGTATTCACAATTCCTTTTTAAATACGGGGTCTGCCAACACCAGAACCCTGCGCGATGCTTTAGCAAAATTTAAGGAATCTGGCAAGTTTGTATATGCTTATGGGGATATTTTTGTTCAGAAAGATTACTACCTAGCTTCTGTAGCAGATTCTATTTTTCTAAACCCAACTGGGAACTTAGATTTTAGGGGACTTTCTTCGGAGGTTCTGTATTTAAAAGAGCTCCAAGAAAATTCTGGTATAAAAATGGAGGTAATTCGCCACGGAAAATATAAAAGTGCGGTAGAGCCTTACCTTAACAACGAGATGAGTGCCGAAAACAGGGAGCAAATAACCGAATTATTGGAATCTGTTTGGGGTACCTATTTGAAGGATATTTCTGAGAGTAGAAATATAGAAGTCAATCAGCTTGATACTTTTGCAGATGAACTGGCGGCACGAACCCCAGAAATGGCATTGAAAAACAGATTTGTGGATAAATTGAGCTACATTGATGAATATGAAGACTTGCTAAGAAAGGAATTGGAGATCGATAAAGACAAGGAGATCAATAAAATCAATATTTTGGATTATGCGGAATATGCATCCAAAAAGATAAAAACGGCAGGAAAAGATAGAATTGCCGTGATCTACGCACAGGGCGAAATTGGATATGGAAAAGGAAACGATAATTATATAGGCCAAGAAACTATGTTTAAATCGCTTCGGGATGCACGGGAAGACGATAAGGTAAAAGCCATTGTTATGCGTATCAACTCCCCGGGAGGGATGGCATTGACTTCCGATATTATTTGGAGGGAAATTGAAGTTACTAAAAAAGTAAAACCCGTTATTGTTTCTATGGGGAATTTGGCTGCTTCTGGTGGTTATTACATGGCAGTAGCAGGAGATAAAATATTTGCAGAACCTTCTACCATTACTGGATCCATTGGTGTTTTTGCCACCATTCCAAATGTAAGCGAATTGGCAGATCGATGGGGCATTAACGCAGAGCAGGTAAATACCAATGAAAATTCTACCGTTTACAGTGTTTTTGAAAAAGAAAATGACAATTTTAAAAAATATGCCAAAGAAGGGATTGAAGATTTCTATCAAACATTCTTAAAGCGTGTTTCTGAAGGAAGGGATATGGAAATGGCAGCGGTAGACAGTGTAGCTCAAGGAAGGGTTTGGACAGGGATCCAGGCCAAGGAAAGAGGTTTGGTAGACGAAATTGGAGGCTTGGAAGAGGCGGTGGCCTATGCCGCAGAAAGCAATGGGGTAAAAGAGTATTCCGTTAAAAATTATCCCGTTTATGAAACAAGTATCGAGGAGCTATTACAAAACTTCTCAGGTCTTGGTTTTGTAAACAGTAAAGAAGAACTGCTTAAAGAAGAATTGGGGGAAGAGATGTACATGATTCTACAGCAGATGAAATCGCTTACCGCTAAAGAAGGACTGCAAGCCAGAATGCCTTTTGAAATGAATATAAAATAG
- a CDS encoding peptide chain release factor 3 encodes MRLEEEIKKRRTFGIISHPDAGKTTLTEKLLLFGGAIQEAGAVKSNKIKKGATSDFMEIERQRGISVATSVLAFNYEGKKINILDTPGHKDFAEDTFRTLTAVDSVIVVIDVAKGVEEQTEKLVEVCRMRNIPMIAFINKLDREGKDAFDLLDEVEQKLNLRVTPLSFPIGMGYDFKGIYNVWEKNINLFSGDSKKNIEETIAFDDVSSPELEKIIGKDSAEDLRENLELVYEVYPDFDREEYLKGDLQPVFFGSALNNFGVRELLDCFVEIAPTPLPKKSEERLVDPNEKEFSGFVFKIHANMDPKHRDRLAFIKIVSGTFERNTPYLHVRNGKKLKFSSPNAFFAEKKEIVDVSYAGDIVGLHDTGNFKIGDTLTQGEELNFRGIPSFSPEHFRYINNADPMKAKQLDKGITQLMDEGVAQLFTLEMNNRKIIGTVGALQYEVIQYRLEHEYGAKCTYENLPVHKACWVESEDKNSEEFKEFKRVKQKFLAKDKQGQLVFLADSAFSIQMTQQKYPSVKLHFVSEYK; translated from the coding sequence ATGCGTTTAGAAGAAGAAATTAAGAAAAGAAGAACTTTCGGGATTATCTCCCACCCAGATGCCGGTAAAACTACCTTAACAGAGAAGCTATTGCTTTTTGGTGGTGCCATTCAAGAGGCCGGAGCTGTAAAGAGCAATAAAATAAAAAAAGGTGCTACGAGTGACTTTATGGAGATTGAGCGCCAAAGGGGTATTTCTGTGGCTACCTCCGTTTTGGCATTTAATTACGAAGGCAAGAAAATTAATATCCTGGATACGCCTGGCCACAAGGATTTTGCTGAAGATACGTTTAGAACCCTTACCGCAGTGGATAGTGTAATTGTGGTAATAGATGTGGCAAAAGGGGTAGAGGAACAGACCGAAAAACTGGTGGAAGTTTGCCGTATGCGCAATATCCCCATGATTGCGTTTATTAACAAATTGGACCGTGAAGGAAAAGATGCGTTCGATCTTTTAGATGAAGTGGAACAAAAACTTAACCTACGCGTGACCCCTTTGAGTTTTCCTATCGGAATGGGATACGATTTTAAAGGGATCTATAATGTTTGGGAAAAGAACATCAACCTATTTAGTGGGGATAGTAAGAAAAATATTGAAGAGACCATCGCTTTTGATGATGTATCCAGTCCGGAACTGGAAAAGATCATCGGAAAGGATTCCGCAGAGGATCTCCGCGAGAATTTGGAATTGGTCTATGAAGTGTACCCTGATTTTGATAGGGAAGAATATTTAAAAGGTGATTTACAACCGGTATTTTTTGGATCGGCCCTTAATAATTTCGGGGTGCGGGAGTTGTTGGATTGTTTTGTGGAAATTGCACCAACGCCCTTGCCAAAAAAATCGGAAGAACGATTGGTAGACCCCAATGAAAAGGAGTTTTCTGGTTTTGTGTTTAAAATACATGCCAATATGGACCCCAAGCATCGCGACCGTTTGGCGTTTATTAAAATAGTATCAGGTACTTTCGAGCGGAATACTCCCTATTTGCATGTTCGAAATGGGAAAAAGCTCAAATTTTCGAGTCCGAATGCCTTTTTTGCTGAAAAGAAAGAGATTGTGGATGTTTCCTATGCGGGTGATATAGTGGGGCTTCACGACACGGGGAATTTTAAAATAGGGGACACACTTACACAAGGGGAAGAACTTAATTTTAGGGGAATTCCCAGTTTCTCTCCAGAACACTTCCGCTATATCAATAATGCAGACCCTATGAAGGCGAAGCAATTGGATAAAGGGATTACACAGCTCATGGACGAAGGGGTTGCACAGCTCTTTACTCTGGAAATGAACAACCGCAAAATTATTGGTACCGTTGGAGCGCTTCAATACGAAGTTATTCAATACCGACTCGAACATGAATATGGTGCCAAATGTACCTATGAAAACTTACCGGTACACAAAGCTTGTTGGGTAGAATCCGAAGATAAAAACAGTGAAGAATTTAAGGAGTTTAAGCGTGTAAAACAGAAGTTTTTAGCTAAAGATAAACAGGGACAATTGGTGTTTTTGGCCGATTCTGCTTTTTCGATACAAATGACACAGCAAAAATATCCAAGTGTAAAACTTCATTTTGTTTCAGAATATAAATAG
- a CDS encoding immunoglobulin domain-containing protein — protein MLNYKASRFNIPAIISCVIFLALTPKLVSGQTPIQTINASYVDVNNSTNDYTIKGNGSHPNYATSTDYILEFSTSSTTENNYELSKTASFTTGTGTSAVTYDAAFLVDKFFVRRKGLVDGNSKRQILWFERETTDNSTNTRKLRPTYAGSIEESFRSLRLNIGSDNTFVNPTGSGSAQVNNIERFDYINSEGISTATPQNAGFAVFERNGNDPFKIAAVLSIDGDGNPTSFGPLKTVAADKYGPTVHETRYVIFQRQDGDARMKPAENGGPQKVAGVFLNLTFLGIAANQVFYGYIIMPNDVTSTDFNQSPTNTNSTQGGMDAYPGGGFYDSDGGLQQVNANNDIDNDGIPNTTDLDDDNDGILDTNEGLDCGTANLRNGKALNTDFGKDALTNIATYKTVKVDVTSTLTASATFNSFRFESGIAGNTEGLLLNTSNTNFDSAPTNHTFQFNEPITNLEIDLGDIDQSDIVEIKAFNGPNRVKLSNSNFILPPAGINYDGSKTLSSSIPIDLDKTSSVNNAKLRIGQAIDKLIFKVGKSGPAGNVQISFSNIKYCIPTDTDQDGIYDYLDVDSDNDGIYDAVEAGHGQDQSNGRVNGLVGTDGIPNSVQPVSQPNGGTVNYTLLNSDTDGKADYVDIDSDDDGCNDVLEAGFKENPDKPGQLLGNTVNKNGAVGGFEAGKGYVTPADRNANNVFDYREVTPKPVITTQPISKQIFAGDSTTFSLSGNNINAYQWQFLDGTEWKNITNGGVYSGATTNTLTITKAQKNLNNTKFRVFVRNTNNACGEIISNEVTLTVKVRTVITNRNTTYRVNNYLII, from the coding sequence ATGCTTAATTACAAAGCCTCAAGATTTAACATCCCCGCTATAATTTCTTGTGTGATTTTTTTAGCACTTACACCCAAATTAGTTTCTGGCCAGACTCCCATCCAAACGATTAACGCCTCCTATGTAGATGTAAATAATAGTACCAACGATTACACCATAAAGGGAAATGGATCGCATCCCAACTATGCGACCTCTACAGACTATATTTTGGAATTTAGCACTTCTTCTACCACGGAAAATAATTACGAACTAAGTAAAACAGCTTCTTTTACTACGGGCACTGGAACAAGCGCTGTAACATATGATGCGGCTTTTTTGGTGGATAAATTTTTTGTAAGAAGAAAAGGATTGGTAGATGGCAACAGTAAAAGACAAATTCTATGGTTTGAGCGGGAAACAACAGATAACTCTACGAATACTCGCAAATTACGACCCACTTATGCAGGAAGTATCGAAGAATCTTTTAGAAGCTTACGTTTAAATATTGGATCAGACAATACTTTTGTAAACCCCACTGGCTCTGGGAGTGCCCAAGTTAACAACATAGAACGTTTCGATTATATAAATTCTGAAGGTATTTCCACAGCTACCCCACAAAATGCCGGTTTTGCGGTATTTGAAAGAAATGGAAACGACCCGTTTAAAATTGCCGCAGTGCTTTCTATTGATGGTGATGGAAACCCTACCTCTTTCGGACCTTTAAAAACAGTTGCTGCCGATAAATATGGGCCAACGGTACACGAAACCAGGTATGTTATTTTTCAAAGACAAGATGGGGATGCCCGAATGAAACCCGCTGAAAACGGAGGTCCGCAAAAGGTGGCCGGTGTATTCCTCAATTTAACTTTTTTAGGCATTGCAGCCAATCAAGTATTTTATGGATACATTATAATGCCCAACGATGTAACATCAACCGACTTTAACCAAAGCCCGACAAACACCAATTCTACTCAAGGTGGTATGGATGCCTATCCTGGAGGTGGATTTTACGACAGCGACGGTGGTTTACAACAGGTAAATGCCAATAACGATATAGATAACGATGGAATTCCAAATACAACCGATTTAGATGATGATAACGACGGGATTTTAGACACCAATGAAGGTTTGGACTGTGGGACCGCCAATCTGCGTAATGGCAAAGCCTTAAACACTGATTTTGGCAAGGATGCGCTTACCAACATTGCAACTTACAAAACGGTTAAAGTAGATGTAACCTCTACCCTTACTGCATCCGCCACCTTCAATAGTTTTAGGTTTGAAAGTGGTATTGCAGGAAATACAGAAGGGCTATTACTAAACACTTCCAACACCAATTTCGATAGTGCTCCAACAAATCATACATTTCAATTTAATGAACCAATAACAAACCTGGAAATTGATTTAGGGGATATCGACCAGAGTGATATTGTGGAAATTAAAGCCTTTAATGGTCCTAATCGTGTAAAACTCAGCAACAGCAATTTTATACTTCCACCTGCGGGGATCAATTACGATGGTTCCAAAACCTTATCGTCGAGCATTCCAATTGATTTAGATAAAACCTCTAGCGTAAACAATGCAAAATTGAGAATAGGACAGGCGATTGATAAATTGATTTTTAAAGTTGGTAAATCGGGACCAGCCGGAAATGTTCAAATTTCTTTCAGCAACATTAAATATTGCATTCCTACCGATACCGATCAAGATGGTATTTACGACTATTTGGATGTAGATAGCGACAACGACGGTATTTACGATGCCGTGGAAGCTGGACATGGACAAGATCAATCCAACGGCAGGGTTAATGGACTAGTAGGAACCGATGGAATCCCCAACAGTGTGCAGCCAGTTTCCCAGCCTAATGGCGGAACTGTTAATTACACCTTATTGAACAGCGATACAGACGGCAAAGCAGATTATGTAGATATTGACTCTGATGACGATGGATGTAATGATGTATTGGAAGCAGGATTTAAGGAAAACCCAGACAAACCTGGACAATTACTTGGTAACACAGTTAATAAAAACGGAGCAGTTGGGGGATTTGAAGCAGGAAAAGGTTACGTGACCCCTGCCGATAGAAATGCTAACAATGTTTTCGATTACAGGGAAGTGACTCCAAAACCTGTTATTACCACCCAACCCATAAGCAAGCAGATTTTTGCCGGAGATAGTACAACTTTTAGTTTAAGTGGAAATAATATTAACGCCTACCAATGGCAATTTTTAGACGGCACAGAATGGAAAAACATTACCAATGGGGGTGTTTATAGCGGTGCCACTACAAATACACTGACTATTACCAAAGCTCAAAAAAATTTAAATAACACAAAATTTAGGGTTTTTGTTAGAAACACAAATAATGCTTGCGGCGAAATTATTTCAAATGAAGTTACTCTAACGGTAAAAGTAAGAACCGTTATCACCAACCGAAATACTACCTACAGAGTTAATAATTACTTAATTATTTAG
- a CDS encoding C-type lectin domain-containing protein, with the protein MKQFYFLYILVLPFCLTAQNQPPTISAENSDGASAYCPGTSSRIAKNVIITNNGGGNSLSAAFIQITGNYKTGDRLNFTNTSKITGTFSNSEGKLKLSGEATFAEYKAAIESITFTSTASFLDGLGKTFSIVLNEANYLERTGHYYEYIANVGITWTAARTAAEGRTLYGLKGYLATITTPEEAQLLGKQAPGAGWIGGSDAAVENVWRWVTGPEGTENGGTGRQFWQGLYANHPSTPGSTTAPDNFAFWNNREPNQAGDEDYAHITAPGVGPDGSWNDLSNRGANNGNYQPKGYLVEYGGMPGDPAAPQVATTTKLTVEKVAPTASNPAAITANCKPPAPNVNVVLDEADNCTVSANLIVQFVSDVENNTNPKTVTRTYSITDRAGNSSTVTQNITINEPSVDAGEDQEVCNGDSVTLPSTITNGTAPYTYEWSTNGTVVGNSATINTIPNGDADNNVNLDYTITVTDAAGCSYSDTVRIRVKFTPEASVTPQSATCGEDNGSFVFNFPDKNNRSNISFSIDGGISYSSIPDNNGSFTIGDLAPGDYELWSRWGNNDCPIKLGDFEIERTPEVLINSQPNNQTVFVNQDAKFSVDIENADTYQWQVSKDNGVTFNNISDGMEYENVNTEELTVLKPDVDKNKYQYRLTAEDSANNCELINSNSATLTVQLRTVITNRNQTYRVNKN; encoded by the coding sequence ATGAAGCAATTTTACTTTTTATATATTTTAGTTTTGCCCTTTTGCTTAACCGCTCAAAACCAACCACCCACAATTTCAGCTGAAAATTCGGATGGAGCTAGCGCTTATTGCCCGGGAACTTCAAGCAGAATTGCAAAAAATGTAATCATTACCAATAATGGTGGTGGGAACAGCCTTTCCGCAGCTTTCATTCAAATTACGGGAAACTACAAAACAGGTGATCGTTTAAATTTTACTAATACTTCAAAAATAACAGGAACATTTTCCAATAGTGAAGGTAAATTAAAATTATCGGGAGAAGCGACGTTTGCTGAATATAAAGCAGCGATTGAAAGTATCACTTTTACATCAACTGCTTCCTTTCTAGATGGATTGGGAAAAACTTTTTCCATTGTATTAAACGAAGCCAATTATCTAGAAAGGACTGGGCACTACTATGAGTACATTGCTAACGTGGGAATTACTTGGACAGCTGCAAGGACAGCTGCCGAAGGTAGAACATTATATGGGTTGAAAGGATATTTAGCGACTATTACGACTCCAGAAGAAGCTCAATTATTAGGAAAGCAAGCTCCCGGAGCTGGATGGATTGGTGGAAGTGATGCAGCTGTTGAAAACGTTTGGAGATGGGTTACAGGTCCTGAAGGAACGGAAAACGGAGGTACTGGAAGACAATTTTGGCAAGGTCTTTATGCAAATCACCCATCGACACCAGGAAGCACAACCGCCCCAGATAATTTTGCCTTTTGGAACAATAGGGAACCAAATCAGGCAGGAGATGAAGACTATGCTCACATAACTGCACCAGGGGTTGGTCCCGACGGCTCTTGGAACGACCTTTCCAATAGAGGTGCCAATAACGGTAATTACCAGCCAAAAGGATATTTAGTAGAGTATGGAGGAATGCCTGGCGATCCAGCAGCACCCCAAGTAGCAACAACTACAAAATTAACGGTAGAGAAAGTGGCTCCTACAGCTAGTAATCCGGCCGCAATAACCGCCAATTGTAAACCGCCTGCCCCAAATGTTAATGTAGTTCTAGATGAAGCAGATAACTGTACAGTTTCAGCTAACTTAATCGTACAATTTGTTTCTGATGTTGAAAACAACACGAATCCTAAAACGGTTACAAGAACGTACAGTATTACAGATAGAGCTGGAAATTCATCCACCGTAACTCAGAATATAACAATTAATGAACCCAGTGTGGACGCAGGTGAAGATCAAGAAGTTTGTAATGGCGATTCAGTTACCTTACCATCTACGATAACCAATGGTACCGCCCCCTACACCTATGAGTGGTCTACGAATGGTACTGTTGTTGGGAACTCTGCTACGATAAATACAATACCAAATGGTGATGCCGACAATAATGTAAATCTTGATTATACAATTACGGTAACCGATGCCGCTGGGTGCAGCTATTCTGACACTGTAAGGATTAGGGTGAAGTTTACGCCAGAAGCTTCTGTAACACCACAATCTGCTACCTGTGGGGAAGACAATGGGAGTTTTGTGTTCAACTTCCCTGATAAAAATAATAGGTCTAACATCTCTTTTAGTATTGACGGAGGTATTTCTTATAGTTCAATACCCGACAATAACGGAAGCTTTACTATAGGAGATTTGGCCCCTGGAGATTACGAATTATGGTCACGTTGGGGAAATAATGATTGCCCTATTAAATTAGGAGACTTTGAAATTGAGCGCACACCAGAAGTTTTGATAAACTCTCAGCCGAATAATCAAACTGTATTTGTAAACCAAGATGCCAAATTTTCCGTAGATATTGAAAATGCCGACACTTACCAATGGCAAGTTAGTAAGGATAATGGAGTAACTTTTAATAATATTTCAGATGGGATGGAATACGAAAATGTAAACACAGAAGAATTAACGGTGCTCAAACCAGATGTAGATAAAAACAAATATCAATATCGATTAACGGCCGAGGATAGCGCAAATAATTGCGAATTAATCAATTCTAATTCCGCCACCCTTACTGTACAATTAAGAACCGTAATAACGAATAGAAATCAAACTTACAGAGTCAATAAAAATTAA